Proteins from a genomic interval of Rosa chinensis cultivar Old Blush chromosome 2, RchiOBHm-V2, whole genome shotgun sequence:
- the LOC112186715 gene encoding uncharacterized protein LOC112186715 — translation MKNNESVPNRVVGPGQDDPCAICSKPFRFRDIVSVVGKEQQHIFHFDCYCYGVEVTRRLDDYAHGRRETSARCPLQRRNQPNVMNTCIAIVCRGVMDRALYRYDHKLPIGALNPNNVWVVDNVVLLPEVESGPEDYNYGGRIKEFVTGTFGETGDWEDYSISSSLLGTAGLNRNKRGF, via the exons ATGAAGAACAACGAATCTGTGCCAAATCGCGTTGTG GGCCCTGGCCAGGATGACCCATGTGCTATATGCTCAAAGCCGTTTCGATTCAGGGACATCGTATCTGTGGTAGGAAAGGAGCAGCAGCACATATTTCATTTTGATTGCTACTGCTATGGTGTGGAAGTGACGCGCAGGCTTGATGACTATGCCCATGGAAGAAGGGAGACATCAGCCCGTTGCCCTCTGCAGAGAAGAAATCAA CCAAATGTTATGAATACTTGCATTGCCATCGTATGCAGGGGAGTCATGGACCGTGCTCTGTATCGGTATGATCACAAGTTGCCCATTGGCGCATTGAACCCGAACAATGTGTGGGTTGTTGATAACGTTGTTCTGCTGCCAGAGGTTGAGTCAGGACCTGAAGATTATAATTATGGTGGCAGAATCAAGGAATTTGTTACTGGGACTTTTGGGGAAACAGGGGATTGGGAAGATTACTCTATTTCCTCATCACTGTTGGGTACTGCAGGGCTGAACAGAAATAAACGTGGGTTTTAA